A region from the Triticum aestivum cultivar Chinese Spring chromosome 3D, IWGSC CS RefSeq v2.1, whole genome shotgun sequence genome encodes:
- the LOC123079944 gene encoding beta-galactosidase 7 isoform X2, which produces MSMAAAAAAIMAVLLAALMARASSAAAAGRVWADEEKGAHNGTARRQVTYDGRSLMLDGARRMLFSGDIHYPRSTPEMWPRLIESAREGGLDVIQTYVFWNVHEPIQGQYNFEGRYDLVKFIREIHAQGLYVSLRVGPFVEAEWKYGGLPFWLRGVPNITFRCNNEPYKVQVYTQVKTDVMYEVHMQKFVAKIVNMMKDENLYYPQGGPIIISQIENEYKLVQAAFHSRGPPYVRWAAAMAVNLQTGIPWMMCKQDDAPDPIINTCNGLICGETFHGPNSPNKPALWTENWTSRYPLYGHDPRFRSPADIAFAVALFIARKKGSFVSYYMYHGGTNFGRFASSYVTTSYYDGAPLDEYGLIWQSTWSHLRELHAAVKQSEEPLLSGAYSNYSFGEQQEGHVFKTESNCVAFLVNFDKHKTSNIQFGEASFQLAPKSISILSSCRRVVFETAKVSQLPSILQRLKTSRDCFVYQFYFWQINAQHGLRTAQVVQYLNNVDSWKVFKEPIPLAINNSTHIGNRLFEHLSTTKDETDYLWYLTRYDYRSNGDTQLVLNVESQAHVLHAYINNDYIGSVHGSHDGPRNIVLKTPIMLRKGQNSISLLSVMVGSPDSGAYMERRIFGVRKVSIQQGHQKSHSLNNELWKHQVGLSGEMNNIYTREGSSRAQWTAINKSMHLPLIWYKTTFDTPWGSDPVTLNLSSMGKGEAWINGESIGRYWASFKTPSGQPSQSLYHIPQYFLKPRENTLVLMEEMGGDPLQISVNTMSVTRVYSSVNELSTPSLLSRRKHPAVRLRCQQGKHITDIEFASYGNPVEDCRSSSRSCLGSCHAETTEFVVKDACLGRRKCAIPVRPAKFGGDPCPGIQKSLSVVASCG; this is translated from the exons ATGTCCATGGCCGCCGCAGCAGCAGCGATCATGGCGGTGCTCCTGGCCGCGTTAATGGCACGAGCGTCGTCGGCGGCGGCAGCAGGAAGAGTCTGGGCCGACGAGGAGAAGGGAGCACATAACGGCACGGCGAGAAGACAGGTCACGTACGACGGCAGAAGCCTCATGCTGGACGGCGCCAGGAGGATGCTCTTCTCCGGCGACATTCATTACCCAAGGAGCACACCCGAG ATGTGGCCAAGACTCATAGAGAGCGCCAGGGAAGGTGGCCTGGATGTCATACAGACATACGTCTTCTGGAATGTCCATGAGCCTATACAAGGTCAG TACAACTTCGAAGGAAGATATGATCTGGTGAAGTTCATCAGAGAAATCCATGCTCAAGGCCTCTATGTGAGCCTCCGGGTTGGCCCCTTCGTCGAGGCAGAATGGAAATACGG AGGCTTGCCATTTTGGTTGCGTGGTGTCCCAAACATTACCTTCAGATGCAACAATGAACCCTACAAG GTACAAGTATACACACAGGTGAAAACAGATGTCATGTATGAG GTACATATGCAAAAATTTGTTGCTAAAATTGTTAACATGATGAAGGATGAAAATTTATACTATCCACAAGGAGGTCCCATAATCATATCACAG ATTGAGAACGAATATAAGCTAGTCCAGGCAGCATTTCATTCAAGGGGACCACCTTATGTTCGCTGGGCAGCGGCAATGGCTGTAAACCTCCAGACAGGCATTCCATGGATGATGTGCAAACAGGACGATGCTCCAGATCCAATC ATTAATACCTGCAACGGGCTCATCTGCGGGGAAACATTTCATGGGCCGAATTCGCCTAACAAGCCAGCTTTATGGACCGAAAACTGGACATCTCG CTATCCTTTATATGGTCATGACCCAAGATTCAGATCACCAGCAGATATTGCCTTTGCAGTTGCACTTTTTATAGCAAGAAAAAAAGGAAGCTTTGTAAGCTACTACATG TATCATGGCGGGACAAACTTTGGGAGGTTTGCATCCTCCTATGTAACAACAAGCTACTATGATGGAGCTCCACTTGATGAATATG GTTTAATATGGCAATCGACATGGTCTCATCTCAGAGAATTGCATGCTGCAGTCAAGCAATCTGAAGAACCACTACTTTCAGGAGCATATTCTAATTACTCATTTGGTGAGCAACAAGAG GGGCATGTTTTTAAAACCGAGTCCAACTGTGTGGCTTTCCTAGTGAACTTTGACAAGCATAAAACATCAAATATCCAATTTGGTGAAGCATCATTCCAGCTAGCTCCTAAATCAATAAGTATCCTCTCGAGTTGCAGGAGGGTAGTATTTGAAACAGCCAAGGTGAGCCAGTTACCTTCAATTCTTCAGCGACTGAAGACCTCAAGGGACTGCTTCGTTTATCAGTTTTACTTTTGGCAGATAAATGCACAACATGGTTTAAGAACAGCACAAGTAGTCCAGTATCTGAACAATGTTGATAGCTGGAAAGTATTCAAAGAACCGATTCCTCTGGCAATAAACAACAGCACACACATTGGAAATCGACTTTTTGAACACCTCTCAACTACAAAAGATGAGACAGATTATCTCTGGTACCTTACTAG ATATGATTATAGATCAAATGGGGATACCCAGCTAGTGCTTAATGTGGAGTCACAAGCACATGTTTTACATGCTTACATCAACAATGATTATATAG GTAGTGTGCATGGGAGTCATGATGGACCAAGAAATATCGTTCTCAAGACACCTATTATGCTAAGGAAAGGACAAAACTCCATATCACTGCTAAGTGTCATGGTTGGATCACCG GACTCTGGGGCGTACATGGAGcgaagaatttttggagttcgtaaAGTGAGCATACAACAGGGACATCAAAAATCACATTCTCTGAATAATGAGCTGTGGAAACACCAA GTTGGCTTATCTGGAGAAATGAATAATATATACACACGGGAAGGATCATCTCGTGCTCAATGGACTGCCATCAATAAGTCCATGCACCTTCCACTTATCTGGTACAAG ACGACATTTGACACACCATGGGGGAGTGACCCCGTCACGCTGAATCTCAGCAGTATGGGGAAGGGTGAGGCGTGGATCAATGGAGAGAGCATTGGACGGTATTGGGCCTCCTTCAAAACCCCCAGCGGACAACCATCCCAGTCCTT GTACCACATACCACAATACTTTCTGAAGCCTAGAGAGAACACCCTCGTCCTCATGGAGGAAATGGGTGGTGATCCGCTACAGATAAGCGTGAACACAATGTCGGTTACCCGAGTATACAGTAGTGTGAATGAGTTATCCACTCCATCACTCTTGTCACGCAGAAAGCACCCAGCAGTTCGACTCCGGTGTCAGCAAGGCAAACACATCACGGATATTGAGTTTGCGAGCTACGGAAATCCGGTCGAGGACTGTAGAAGTTCTAGCAGGAGTTGCCTTGGGAGTTGCCATGCCGAGACAACGGAGTTTGTTGTAAAGGAT GCTTGCCTAGGCAGAAGGAAGTGCGCAATTCCGGTACGGCCTGCCAAGTTCGGAGGCGACCCGTGCCCTGGGATCCAAAAATCACTTTCAGTTGTGGCAAGCTGCGGATGA
- the LOC123079944 gene encoding beta-galactosidase 7 isoform X3 has product MSMAAAAAAIMAVLLAALMARASSAAAAGRVWADEEKGAHNGTARRQVTYDGRSLMLDGARRMLFSGDIHYPRSTPEMWPRLIESAREGGLDVIQTYVFWNVHEPIQGQYNFEGRYDLVKFIREIHAQGLYVSLRVGPFVEAEWKYGGLPFWLRGVPNITFRCNNEPYKVHMQKFVAKIVNMMKDENLYYPQGGPIIISQIENEYKLVQAAFHSRGPPYVRWAAAMAVNLQTGIPWMMCKQDDAPDPIINTCNGLICGETFHGPNSPNKPALWTENWTSRYPLYGHDPRFRSPADIAFAVALFIARKKGSFVSYYMYHGGTNFGRFASSYVTTSYYDGAPLDEYGLIWQSTWSHLRELHAAVKQSEEPLLSGAYSNYSFGEQQEGHVFKTESNCVAFLVNFDKHKTSNIQFGEASFQLAPKSISILSSCRRVVFETAKVSQLPSILQRLKTSRDCFVYQFYFWQINAQHGLRTAQVVQYLNNVDSWKVFKEPIPLAINNSTHIGNRLFEHLSTTKDETDYLWYLTRYDYRSNGDTQLVLNVESQAHVLHAYINNDYIGSVHGSHDGPRNIVLKTPIMLRKGQNSISLLSVMVGSPDSGAYMERRIFGVRKVSIQQGHQKSHSLNNELWKHQVGLSGEMNNIYTREGSSRAQWTAINKSMHLPLIWYKTTFDTPWGSDPVTLNLSSMGKGEAWINGESIGRYWASFKTPSGQPSQSLYHIPQYFLKPRENTLVLMEEMGGDPLQISVNTMSVTRVYSSVNELSTPSLLSRRKHPAVRLRCQQGKHITDIEFASYGNPVEDCRSSSRSCLGSCHAETTEFVVKDACLGRRKCAIPVRPAKFGGDPCPGIQKSLSVVASCG; this is encoded by the exons ATGTCCATGGCCGCCGCAGCAGCAGCGATCATGGCGGTGCTCCTGGCCGCGTTAATGGCACGAGCGTCGTCGGCGGCGGCAGCAGGAAGAGTCTGGGCCGACGAGGAGAAGGGAGCACATAACGGCACGGCGAGAAGACAGGTCACGTACGACGGCAGAAGCCTCATGCTGGACGGCGCCAGGAGGATGCTCTTCTCCGGCGACATTCATTACCCAAGGAGCACACCCGAG ATGTGGCCAAGACTCATAGAGAGCGCCAGGGAAGGTGGCCTGGATGTCATACAGACATACGTCTTCTGGAATGTCCATGAGCCTATACAAGGTCAG TACAACTTCGAAGGAAGATATGATCTGGTGAAGTTCATCAGAGAAATCCATGCTCAAGGCCTCTATGTGAGCCTCCGGGTTGGCCCCTTCGTCGAGGCAGAATGGAAATACGG AGGCTTGCCATTTTGGTTGCGTGGTGTCCCAAACATTACCTTCAGATGCAACAATGAACCCTACAAG GTACATATGCAAAAATTTGTTGCTAAAATTGTTAACATGATGAAGGATGAAAATTTATACTATCCACAAGGAGGTCCCATAATCATATCACAG ATTGAGAACGAATATAAGCTAGTCCAGGCAGCATTTCATTCAAGGGGACCACCTTATGTTCGCTGGGCAGCGGCAATGGCTGTAAACCTCCAGACAGGCATTCCATGGATGATGTGCAAACAGGACGATGCTCCAGATCCAATC ATTAATACCTGCAACGGGCTCATCTGCGGGGAAACATTTCATGGGCCGAATTCGCCTAACAAGCCAGCTTTATGGACCGAAAACTGGACATCTCG CTATCCTTTATATGGTCATGACCCAAGATTCAGATCACCAGCAGATATTGCCTTTGCAGTTGCACTTTTTATAGCAAGAAAAAAAGGAAGCTTTGTAAGCTACTACATG TATCATGGCGGGACAAACTTTGGGAGGTTTGCATCCTCCTATGTAACAACAAGCTACTATGATGGAGCTCCACTTGATGAATATG GTTTAATATGGCAATCGACATGGTCTCATCTCAGAGAATTGCATGCTGCAGTCAAGCAATCTGAAGAACCACTACTTTCAGGAGCATATTCTAATTACTCATTTGGTGAGCAACAAGAG GGGCATGTTTTTAAAACCGAGTCCAACTGTGTGGCTTTCCTAGTGAACTTTGACAAGCATAAAACATCAAATATCCAATTTGGTGAAGCATCATTCCAGCTAGCTCCTAAATCAATAAGTATCCTCTCGAGTTGCAGGAGGGTAGTATTTGAAACAGCCAAGGTGAGCCAGTTACCTTCAATTCTTCAGCGACTGAAGACCTCAAGGGACTGCTTCGTTTATCAGTTTTACTTTTGGCAGATAAATGCACAACATGGTTTAAGAACAGCACAAGTAGTCCAGTATCTGAACAATGTTGATAGCTGGAAAGTATTCAAAGAACCGATTCCTCTGGCAATAAACAACAGCACACACATTGGAAATCGACTTTTTGAACACCTCTCAACTACAAAAGATGAGACAGATTATCTCTGGTACCTTACTAG ATATGATTATAGATCAAATGGGGATACCCAGCTAGTGCTTAATGTGGAGTCACAAGCACATGTTTTACATGCTTACATCAACAATGATTATATAG GTAGTGTGCATGGGAGTCATGATGGACCAAGAAATATCGTTCTCAAGACACCTATTATGCTAAGGAAAGGACAAAACTCCATATCACTGCTAAGTGTCATGGTTGGATCACCG GACTCTGGGGCGTACATGGAGcgaagaatttttggagttcgtaaAGTGAGCATACAACAGGGACATCAAAAATCACATTCTCTGAATAATGAGCTGTGGAAACACCAA GTTGGCTTATCTGGAGAAATGAATAATATATACACACGGGAAGGATCATCTCGTGCTCAATGGACTGCCATCAATAAGTCCATGCACCTTCCACTTATCTGGTACAAG ACGACATTTGACACACCATGGGGGAGTGACCCCGTCACGCTGAATCTCAGCAGTATGGGGAAGGGTGAGGCGTGGATCAATGGAGAGAGCATTGGACGGTATTGGGCCTCCTTCAAAACCCCCAGCGGACAACCATCCCAGTCCTT GTACCACATACCACAATACTTTCTGAAGCCTAGAGAGAACACCCTCGTCCTCATGGAGGAAATGGGTGGTGATCCGCTACAGATAAGCGTGAACACAATGTCGGTTACCCGAGTATACAGTAGTGTGAATGAGTTATCCACTCCATCACTCTTGTCACGCAGAAAGCACCCAGCAGTTCGACTCCGGTGTCAGCAAGGCAAACACATCACGGATATTGAGTTTGCGAGCTACGGAAATCCGGTCGAGGACTGTAGAAGTTCTAGCAGGAGTTGCCTTGGGAGTTGCCATGCCGAGACAACGGAGTTTGTTGTAAAGGAT GCTTGCCTAGGCAGAAGGAAGTGCGCAATTCCGGTACGGCCTGCCAAGTTCGGAGGCGACCCGTGCCCTGGGATCCAAAAATCACTTTCAGTTGTGGCAAGCTGCGGATGA
- the LOC123079944 gene encoding beta-galactosidase 7 isoform X4, with translation MSMAAAAAAIMAVLLAALMARASSAAAAGRVWADEEKGAHNGTARRQVTYDGRSLMLDGARRMLFSGDIHYPRSTPEMWPRLIESAREGGLDVIQTYVFWNVHEPIQGQYNFEGRYDLVKFIREIHAQGLYVSLRVGPFVEAEWKYGGLPFWLRGVPNITFRCNNEPYKVQVYTQVKTDVMYEVRVVHMQKFVAKIVNMMKDENLYYPQGGPIIISQIENEYKLVQAAFHSRGPPYVRWAAAMAVNLQTGIPWMMCKQDDAPDPIINTCNGLICGETFHGPNSPNKPALWTENWTSRYPLYGHDPRFRSPADIAFAVALFIARKKGSFVSYYMYHGGTNFGRFASSYVTTSYYDGAPLDEYGLIWQSTWSHLRELHAAVKQSEEPLLSGAYSNYSFGEQQEGHVFKTESNCVAFLVNFDKHKTSNIQFGEASFQLAPKSISILSSCRRVVFETAKINAQHGLRTAQVVQYLNNVDSWKVFKEPIPLAINNSTHIGNRLFEHLSTTKDETDYLWYLTRYDYRSNGDTQLVLNVESQAHVLHAYINNDYIGSVHGSHDGPRNIVLKTPIMLRKGQNSISLLSVMVGSPDSGAYMERRIFGVRKVSIQQGHQKSHSLNNELWKHQVGLSGEMNNIYTREGSSRAQWTAINKSMHLPLIWYKTTFDTPWGSDPVTLNLSSMGKGEAWINGESIGRYWASFKTPSGQPSQSLYHIPQYFLKPRENTLVLMEEMGGDPLQISVNTMSVTRVYSSVNELSTPSLLSRRKHPAVRLRCQQGKHITDIEFASYGNPVEDCRSSSRSCLGSCHAETTEFVVKDACLGRRKCAIPVRPAKFGGDPCPGIQKSLSVVASCG, from the exons ATGTCCATGGCCGCCGCAGCAGCAGCGATCATGGCGGTGCTCCTGGCCGCGTTAATGGCACGAGCGTCGTCGGCGGCGGCAGCAGGAAGAGTCTGGGCCGACGAGGAGAAGGGAGCACATAACGGCACGGCGAGAAGACAGGTCACGTACGACGGCAGAAGCCTCATGCTGGACGGCGCCAGGAGGATGCTCTTCTCCGGCGACATTCATTACCCAAGGAGCACACCCGAG ATGTGGCCAAGACTCATAGAGAGCGCCAGGGAAGGTGGCCTGGATGTCATACAGACATACGTCTTCTGGAATGTCCATGAGCCTATACAAGGTCAG TACAACTTCGAAGGAAGATATGATCTGGTGAAGTTCATCAGAGAAATCCATGCTCAAGGCCTCTATGTGAGCCTCCGGGTTGGCCCCTTCGTCGAGGCAGAATGGAAATACGG AGGCTTGCCATTTTGGTTGCGTGGTGTCCCAAACATTACCTTCAGATGCAACAATGAACCCTACAAG GTACAAGTATACACACAGGTGAAAACAGATGTCATGTATGAGGTGAGAGTG GTACATATGCAAAAATTTGTTGCTAAAATTGTTAACATGATGAAGGATGAAAATTTATACTATCCACAAGGAGGTCCCATAATCATATCACAG ATTGAGAACGAATATAAGCTAGTCCAGGCAGCATTTCATTCAAGGGGACCACCTTATGTTCGCTGGGCAGCGGCAATGGCTGTAAACCTCCAGACAGGCATTCCATGGATGATGTGCAAACAGGACGATGCTCCAGATCCAATC ATTAATACCTGCAACGGGCTCATCTGCGGGGAAACATTTCATGGGCCGAATTCGCCTAACAAGCCAGCTTTATGGACCGAAAACTGGACATCTCG CTATCCTTTATATGGTCATGACCCAAGATTCAGATCACCAGCAGATATTGCCTTTGCAGTTGCACTTTTTATAGCAAGAAAAAAAGGAAGCTTTGTAAGCTACTACATG TATCATGGCGGGACAAACTTTGGGAGGTTTGCATCCTCCTATGTAACAACAAGCTACTATGATGGAGCTCCACTTGATGAATATG GTTTAATATGGCAATCGACATGGTCTCATCTCAGAGAATTGCATGCTGCAGTCAAGCAATCTGAAGAACCACTACTTTCAGGAGCATATTCTAATTACTCATTTGGTGAGCAACAAGAG GGGCATGTTTTTAAAACCGAGTCCAACTGTGTGGCTTTCCTAGTGAACTTTGACAAGCATAAAACATCAAATATCCAATTTGGTGAAGCATCATTCCAGCTAGCTCCTAAATCAATAAGTATCCTCTCGAGTTGCAGGAGGGTAGTATTTGAAACAGCCAAG ATAAATGCACAACATGGTTTAAGAACAGCACAAGTAGTCCAGTATCTGAACAATGTTGATAGCTGGAAAGTATTCAAAGAACCGATTCCTCTGGCAATAAACAACAGCACACACATTGGAAATCGACTTTTTGAACACCTCTCAACTACAAAAGATGAGACAGATTATCTCTGGTACCTTACTAG ATATGATTATAGATCAAATGGGGATACCCAGCTAGTGCTTAATGTGGAGTCACAAGCACATGTTTTACATGCTTACATCAACAATGATTATATAG GTAGTGTGCATGGGAGTCATGATGGACCAAGAAATATCGTTCTCAAGACACCTATTATGCTAAGGAAAGGACAAAACTCCATATCACTGCTAAGTGTCATGGTTGGATCACCG GACTCTGGGGCGTACATGGAGcgaagaatttttggagttcgtaaAGTGAGCATACAACAGGGACATCAAAAATCACATTCTCTGAATAATGAGCTGTGGAAACACCAA GTTGGCTTATCTGGAGAAATGAATAATATATACACACGGGAAGGATCATCTCGTGCTCAATGGACTGCCATCAATAAGTCCATGCACCTTCCACTTATCTGGTACAAG ACGACATTTGACACACCATGGGGGAGTGACCCCGTCACGCTGAATCTCAGCAGTATGGGGAAGGGTGAGGCGTGGATCAATGGAGAGAGCATTGGACGGTATTGGGCCTCCTTCAAAACCCCCAGCGGACAACCATCCCAGTCCTT GTACCACATACCACAATACTTTCTGAAGCCTAGAGAGAACACCCTCGTCCTCATGGAGGAAATGGGTGGTGATCCGCTACAGATAAGCGTGAACACAATGTCGGTTACCCGAGTATACAGTAGTGTGAATGAGTTATCCACTCCATCACTCTTGTCACGCAGAAAGCACCCAGCAGTTCGACTCCGGTGTCAGCAAGGCAAACACATCACGGATATTGAGTTTGCGAGCTACGGAAATCCGGTCGAGGACTGTAGAAGTTCTAGCAGGAGTTGCCTTGGGAGTTGCCATGCCGAGACAACGGAGTTTGTTGTAAAGGAT GCTTGCCTAGGCAGAAGGAAGTGCGCAATTCCGGTACGGCCTGCCAAGTTCGGAGGCGACCCGTGCCCTGGGATCCAAAAATCACTTTCAGTTGTGGCAAGCTGCGGATGA
- the LOC123079944 gene encoding beta-galactosidase 7 isoform X5: MSMAAAAAAIMAVLLAALMARASSAAAAGRVWADEEKGAHNGTARRQVTYDGRSLMLDGARRMLFSGDIHYPRSTPEMWPRLIESAREGGLDVIQTYVFWNVHEPIQGQYNFEGRYDLVKFIREIHAQGLYVSLRVGPFVEAEWKYGGLPFWLRGVPNITFRCNNEPYKVQVYTQVKTDVMYEVRVVHMQKFVAKIVNMMKDENLYYPQGGPIIISQIENEYKLVQAAFHSRGPPYVRWAAAMAVNLQTGIPWMMCKQDDAPDPIINTCNGLICGETFHGPNSPNKPALWTENWTSRYPLYGHDPRFRSPADIAFAVALFIARKKGSFVSYYMYHGGTNFGRFASSYVTTSYYDGAPLDEYENCMLQSSNLKNHYFQEHILITHLGHVFKTESNCVAFLVNFDKHKTSNIQFGEASFQLAPKSISILSSCRRVVFETAKINAQHGLRTAQVVQYLNNVDSWKVFKEPIPLAINNSTHIGNRLFEHLSTTKDETDYLWYLTRYDYRSNGDTQLVLNVESQAHVLHAYINNDYIGSVHGSHDGPRNIVLKTPIMLRKGQNSISLLSVMVGSPDSGAYMERRIFGVRKVSIQQGHQKSHSLNNELWKHQVGLSGEMNNIYTREGSSRAQWTAINKSMHLPLIWYKTTFDTPWGSDPVTLNLSSMGKGEAWINGESIGRYWASFKTPSGQPSQSLYHIPQYFLKPRENTLVLMEEMGGDPLQISVNTMSVTRVYSSVNELSTPSLLSRRKHPAVRLRCQQGKHITDIEFASYGNPVEDCRSSSRSCLGSCHAETTEFVVKDACLGRRKCAIPVRPAKFGGDPCPGIQKSLSVVASCG, from the exons ATGTCCATGGCCGCCGCAGCAGCAGCGATCATGGCGGTGCTCCTGGCCGCGTTAATGGCACGAGCGTCGTCGGCGGCGGCAGCAGGAAGAGTCTGGGCCGACGAGGAGAAGGGAGCACATAACGGCACGGCGAGAAGACAGGTCACGTACGACGGCAGAAGCCTCATGCTGGACGGCGCCAGGAGGATGCTCTTCTCCGGCGACATTCATTACCCAAGGAGCACACCCGAG ATGTGGCCAAGACTCATAGAGAGCGCCAGGGAAGGTGGCCTGGATGTCATACAGACATACGTCTTCTGGAATGTCCATGAGCCTATACAAGGTCAG TACAACTTCGAAGGAAGATATGATCTGGTGAAGTTCATCAGAGAAATCCATGCTCAAGGCCTCTATGTGAGCCTCCGGGTTGGCCCCTTCGTCGAGGCAGAATGGAAATACGG AGGCTTGCCATTTTGGTTGCGTGGTGTCCCAAACATTACCTTCAGATGCAACAATGAACCCTACAAG GTACAAGTATACACACAGGTGAAAACAGATGTCATGTATGAGGTGAGAGTG GTACATATGCAAAAATTTGTTGCTAAAATTGTTAACATGATGAAGGATGAAAATTTATACTATCCACAAGGAGGTCCCATAATCATATCACAG ATTGAGAACGAATATAAGCTAGTCCAGGCAGCATTTCATTCAAGGGGACCACCTTATGTTCGCTGGGCAGCGGCAATGGCTGTAAACCTCCAGACAGGCATTCCATGGATGATGTGCAAACAGGACGATGCTCCAGATCCAATC ATTAATACCTGCAACGGGCTCATCTGCGGGGAAACATTTCATGGGCCGAATTCGCCTAACAAGCCAGCTTTATGGACCGAAAACTGGACATCTCG CTATCCTTTATATGGTCATGACCCAAGATTCAGATCACCAGCAGATATTGCCTTTGCAGTTGCACTTTTTATAGCAAGAAAAAAAGGAAGCTTTGTAAGCTACTACATG TATCATGGCGGGACAAACTTTGGGAGGTTTGCATCCTCCTATGTAACAACAAGCTACTATGATGGAGCTCCACTTGATGAATATG AGAATTGCATGCTGCAGTCAAGCAATCTGAAGAACCACTACTTTCAGGAGCATATTCTAATTACTCATTTG GGGCATGTTTTTAAAACCGAGTCCAACTGTGTGGCTTTCCTAGTGAACTTTGACAAGCATAAAACATCAAATATCCAATTTGGTGAAGCATCATTCCAGCTAGCTCCTAAATCAATAAGTATCCTCTCGAGTTGCAGGAGGGTAGTATTTGAAACAGCCAAG ATAAATGCACAACATGGTTTAAGAACAGCACAAGTAGTCCAGTATCTGAACAATGTTGATAGCTGGAAAGTATTCAAAGAACCGATTCCTCTGGCAATAAACAACAGCACACACATTGGAAATCGACTTTTTGAACACCTCTCAACTACAAAAGATGAGACAGATTATCTCTGGTACCTTACTAG ATATGATTATAGATCAAATGGGGATACCCAGCTAGTGCTTAATGTGGAGTCACAAGCACATGTTTTACATGCTTACATCAACAATGATTATATAG GTAGTGTGCATGGGAGTCATGATGGACCAAGAAATATCGTTCTCAAGACACCTATTATGCTAAGGAAAGGACAAAACTCCATATCACTGCTAAGTGTCATGGTTGGATCACCG GACTCTGGGGCGTACATGGAGcgaagaatttttggagttcgtaaAGTGAGCATACAACAGGGACATCAAAAATCACATTCTCTGAATAATGAGCTGTGGAAACACCAA GTTGGCTTATCTGGAGAAATGAATAATATATACACACGGGAAGGATCATCTCGTGCTCAATGGACTGCCATCAATAAGTCCATGCACCTTCCACTTATCTGGTACAAG ACGACATTTGACACACCATGGGGGAGTGACCCCGTCACGCTGAATCTCAGCAGTATGGGGAAGGGTGAGGCGTGGATCAATGGAGAGAGCATTGGACGGTATTGGGCCTCCTTCAAAACCCCCAGCGGACAACCATCCCAGTCCTT GTACCACATACCACAATACTTTCTGAAGCCTAGAGAGAACACCCTCGTCCTCATGGAGGAAATGGGTGGTGATCCGCTACAGATAAGCGTGAACACAATGTCGGTTACCCGAGTATACAGTAGTGTGAATGAGTTATCCACTCCATCACTCTTGTCACGCAGAAAGCACCCAGCAGTTCGACTCCGGTGTCAGCAAGGCAAACACATCACGGATATTGAGTTTGCGAGCTACGGAAATCCGGTCGAGGACTGTAGAAGTTCTAGCAGGAGTTGCCTTGGGAGTTGCCATGCCGAGACAACGGAGTTTGTTGTAAAGGAT GCTTGCCTAGGCAGAAGGAAGTGCGCAATTCCGGTACGGCCTGCCAAGTTCGGAGGCGACCCGTGCCCTGGGATCCAAAAATCACTTTCAGTTGTGGCAAGCTGCGGATGA